CCCCTGTTTTTACAGATCAAATCCTAGCTATTAATCTACATCCAAGCATTTTGCCACTTTTTAAAGGAGCAAATGCTATAAATGATAGCTATAACAGTGATATGGCGTTAGGTGGAGTTAGTGTTCACTATGTTAGTAGCGAGTTAGATGCTGGCAAGATCATAAAACAAAGAGCTTTTGAAAGAGAAAAAGATATGAGTTTAAAAGAGTGGGAAGCAAAAATACACTCCATAGAACACGAGATTCTTCCTGAAGTAATAGTTGAAATTTTAACTAAGTAAACTAAAAATTATGAAAATAATAATATATTAAATAAAGAGTTTATTTTACAATAACGCTAATGTTAATCTCAAACTAAAATATGGTGTTTGTTTTATAAAAATTACATAAATCTTATAAAAAATAGAGTTATATTATCTTTTTTTTTGATACAATAACGCCTTAAATTTTATAATGTATTTTATATTAATAAGGAGTTATGATGAAAAAGATAATTTTATCTTTATGTGTAATGGCTGGAGTTCTTTTTGGAAATTCTCTTGATGAGATTCAAAAAAGCGGTGTTATTAGGGTTGGTGTTTTAGGGGATGAACCACCATTTAGTAGTGTTGAAGATGGAAATTTTGTTGGTTTTGACATTGATTTTGCTAAACGCATTACAAAAGATATAGTGGGCGAAAACGGTAAAGTTGAACTTATAGAAGTTACTACACACAACCGTATTGAAATGCTTCAAAATAATAAAGTTGATTTATTGATAGCTGAGTTTATTATAGACCCTGAAAGAGAAAAACTTGTTGATTTTTCTATGCCTTATTTTGCTGTAAATACAGGTGTTTTAACCAAAGTTGAAGACCACTATGCAAATATCTCTCAACTTCGTGGTAAAACTATTTTAGTTGAAACAGACACTGAAGCTGAAAAAGATCTTAGAAAAGCTGGATTTAATACATTGGGTTGTAATGATATGTTTCATTGTTATAGTGAATTAAAAGCCGGAAGAGGTGATGCTTTTGCTGGTGCAAACTTGATAGTTTTAGCTTATCCTATTATAGATAAAAAACTAGAAGTAAATATTACAGGAATAGGAACATCAAGTTATTATGCCATTGGAGTTCAAAAAGGTAACAAAGAGTTGCTTGATGCCCTAAATCAAGAACTTATTACTTTGAGCAAAGAGGGATTTTTCAAAAAAGCGTTTGAAGATACACTAGATCCATTTTACAAAGGAACAGCTGATAAAAAGTATTTCTTACTAGATGATATTTACAGAATTTTTGGTTAATCACCTTAGAAAGGCGAATTAATGAAAAAGATTATTTTATGTTTGGGATTTTTATGTGGCTTAAGTTTTGCTGATGAATTAGCAGATTGTGAAGCTGGTAATATAAAAGCTTGTCATAATATAGGTGTTGAACACTATGAAAAGGGCGAATTTGAAAAAGCACTTGAGTTTTTTAAAAAAGGGTGTGATGGTAGGGCTTCAAAGTCATGTTTTGCAATTTCAGAGATGTATCACAGTGGAAATGGCGTAAAAAGAAGTATGCATGAAGCAATTATCTATGTAGAAAAAGCTTGCGATGAGAGTGATGATCCTGAAAATTGCGATAAGATGGATAGATACTGAGCTAGGAGATTGGTATGAGTAGATTTATTGTGGTTTTAGGAATACTTTTTAGCTTAAGTTTTGCTGATGAATTGGCAGATTGTGAAGCTGGTAATATAAAAGCTTGTCATAATATAGGTGTTGAATACTATGAAAAGGGCGAATTTGAAAAAGCACTTGAGTTTTTTAAAAAAGGGTGTGATGGTAGGGCTTCAAAGTCATGTTTTGCAATTTCAGAGATGTATCACAGTGGAAATGGCGTAAAAAGAAGCTTTAGTGAAGCTGTTGCTTATGTAGAAAAAGCTTGTGATGAGAGTGATGATCCTGAAAATTGCGATAAGATGGATAGATACTGAGCTAGGAGATTGGTATGAGTAGATTTATTGTGGTTTTAGGAATACTTTTTAGCTTAAGTTTTGCTGATGAATTAGCAGATTGTGAAGCTGGTAATATAAAAGCTTGTCATAATATAGGTGTTAAACACTATGAAAAGGGCGAATTTGAAAAAGCACTTGAGTTTTTTAAAAAAGGGTGCGATGGCAGGGCTTCAAAGTCATGTTTTGCAATTTCAGAGATGTATCATAAAGGCGAGGGTGTTAAGCATAGCACACACGAAGCAATTATTTATGTAGAAAAAGCTTGTGATGAGAGTGATGATCCTGAAAATTGTGATAAGATGGATAGGTATACTTTCTAGTTTTTGATATAAAACATTTACTTTAATAAGAGCTTCTAGGATATTTTTTATTTTATTAAGTAGTTTTTGAAGCTCTAAATTTAGTATTAGAGATTTAATTTATATTTTTATTGGTTAATGCAGCATCTTACTTTTACATTTATACAAACTTGATAAAATTCTTACTAAATTTTAAAATTAAGGATAAAAATGGAAATGCTAAATTTCGCTTGGATATATTCTCCGGAGGCATGGATATCTCTTGCTACACTTATCGGTCTTGAGATAGTTTTGGGTATTGATAATATTATATTTATTGCTATACTTTGTGATCGTTTGCCAGTAGGGCAAAGAGATAAAGCTAGGATAATCGGTCTTGGTTTGGCGATGATTACTAGGATTTTACTGCTTTTAAGCTTGTTTTGGATTATGAAGCTAACTTCGCCACTATTTAGTGTTGGCGGTATGGAAATCTCAGGGCGAGATCTTATACTAATACTTGGTGGACTTTTCTTACTTGTAAAATCCACTACAGAGATCAGTCATAGCGTGACTGGGGCTGATGATACTCATGATGAAAAAAATAGTAAAACATTTGCAAATTTCGGTGCAGTTTTGGTTCAAATAGCGATTTTAGACATTGTTTTTTCACTTGATAGCGTTATTACAGCAGTTGGAATGGCTGATCATGTTATGGTTATGATTATTGCAGTTATAGTTGCGGTTGGTTTTATGATGGTAGCAAGTGGGTCAATAAGCCGCTTTGTAAATAATAATCCTACGATTAAAATTCTAGCACTGTCATTTTTGATAGTTGTAGGAGTTGCTTTAATAGCAGATGGTTTGGATTTCCACATACCAAAAGGATATATCTATTTCTCAATGGCATTTTCTTTAGGTGTTGAGATGATAAATATCACAATAAGAAATAAAAAGAAAAAAGCTTTAGAAAATAAAGAATAAATTTAGCCTAGTTGACTAGGCTAAATTCTTACAATGTAAATTTAGCTGTTTTAACAAGCGTTTAAAATATAAAATTTTTATAAATTTAACCTATAAATTTAAGCCCAACAGCTGAAGATATTATTATAAATGCAAAGAGTATTTTAAGTCTGCCTAAACTCTCACCAAACAGAGCAATACCAACTATCATGCCTCCAACAGTGCCTATCCCTGTCCAGATAGCATACGCTGTACCCATAGAAATTTCACGCATTGATAGTCGTAAGAAAAAAAGACTTACGGCAAAATTTAACCCCATAAAAACTATCCATCTTTTACGCTTTGTTATTGTGTATTTTTTGGTGCCATAAATTCCAACAGCTTCTAAAATACCAGCTATTATTAGATATATCCAGCTCATTTTTTGCTTTCCTTTTGGGTGGCATATACCATTCCTATAACTCCACTAAAAAGCGTTGTGATAAGAAAAATCTTTAGCCAATCAAAAGGCTCGCCATAAAATAGCATCTCAATTAATACAACCCCAGCTGCTCCAACTCCAACAAATACTGTATAAACAGTACTTACTTCACCAAGTTCTGATGCTTTAAGCAAGGATGGAAAGCTTATAGATACTCCGATTAAAAAAACCAAATATCCACTCATATCTGATGCATGTTTAAGAGCTGTAACCCAGATGAGTTCTCCAAAAACAGCTAGAAAAATGTAAAACCAAACCAATATTGTTCCTTATATAACAAAATATTAACGCTATAGTCTTATGTTAATCTAAAGCTATAGTGTTAATACTAAATAAGAAATTTTATGTATAAAAATATAATAAAACTCTTTTAAATTTCATAAATACTTGAAGTATCTAGGTAAACCATATTCTAAAGTGTTAAGTGGGTATGTAGCAAAGGGGATGGTGCGGACGAGAGGACTTGAACCTCCACGCCGTGAAGCACTAGATCCTAAGTCTAGCGTGTCTGCCAATTTCACCACGTCCGCAAAATCTAGCTTAAAGGTGCTAGTGACCTTAAAATGGTACGCCCAAAAGGATTCGAACCTTTGGCCTACGCCTTAGAAGGGCGTTGCTCTATCCAGCTGAGCTATGGACGCTCAAAAATATACTTAAGTCAATGGTACGCCCGAAAGGAGTCGAACCTTCAACCTACAGATCCGAAGTCTGTTGCTCTATCCAATTGAGCTACGAACGCACGGTCTAATGGGGTGAGTGATGGGAATCGAACCCACGACCCTCAGGACCACAATCTGATGCTCTAACCGACTGAGCTACACTCACCATTAATGGTCGGGGCGAAAGGATTCGAACCTTCGGCCCCTTGGTCCCAAACCAAGTGCGCTACCAGACTGCGCTACGCCCCGTCTCCTGGATACTTTTCTAAAAGTGAAATCGAATTATACAAGATTTTTAAACCTTTGTCAAGTAAATTTCTGATTTTAAGTTAAAATTTAGCAAATTAGTATTGAATTTATATTTGACAAATTTTGAGCGTTTTAAAAACGCTCAAAATATCTATTTAGTGTGAGTTAATTGCCGATATGATTAAATCAGCATTTCTGTTATAGTCACTTGCTATAGCTCTTTGTAGCAAAGGTCCAACTTGTGCGTAACTTGTAACGCCAGTGCCAAAAAATGTTAACTCGCCAAAATGCCTTTCAGGACTTGCTATATTTCTTCTAAATAGCTCTTTCCCCTCTTTGTAAATAGTTAAATTTAAGCCATAACTTATAAATGGCTTTGCATCAACATCAAGCCCGTCTGGACTATAAAAACCGTATGAAAAGTGGGTTATTTCAGGAATTATTATAAGTTCGTTTGTTGCTAAGACATCGTTTTTATTTGTAACTTCTAAATTTCTTAAGTAGTTTTTAAAAAATCTTTTGCTCTCTTCACCTAAATACAACCCTAAATCAATATCAAGCTCATCTTCACCAAGCCTTGTGCTAGGTTTAAAGCTATTTTGCTTCATTGTTGATTTATCTATATAGATATAAGTTTTTTGCAGAGGTTTTGATGCTTTAAAAGCATTACTAGCTTGAGTAACTTCAAGATTTTTGTTATACTCAGCTGTTTTTGAACACCCTGTTAAAAGAGCAAGTGCACTAAGTAAAAGTAGAATTTTTTTCATAGTTTTCCTTTTAAATTTAAATAAGAGTAATTTTAGCACTAATTTAAAATTTAATCAAATCTTAAATCACT
The sequence above is a segment of the Campylobacter corcagiensis genome. Coding sequences within it:
- a CDS encoding transporter substrate-binding domain-containing protein → MKKIILSLCVMAGVLFGNSLDEIQKSGVIRVGVLGDEPPFSSVEDGNFVGFDIDFAKRITKDIVGENGKVELIEVTTHNRIEMLQNNKVDLLIAEFIIDPEREKLVDFSMPYFAVNTGVLTKVEDHYANISQLRGKTILVETDTEAEKDLRKAGFNTLGCNDMFHCYSELKAGRGDAFAGANLIVLAYPIIDKKLEVNITGIGTSSYYAIGVQKGNKELLDALNQELITLSKEGFFKKAFEDTLDPFYKGTADKKYFLLDDIYRIFG
- a CDS encoding tetratricopeptide repeat protein, whose amino-acid sequence is MKKIILCLGFLCGLSFADELADCEAGNIKACHNIGVEHYEKGEFEKALEFFKKGCDGRASKSCFAISEMYHSGNGVKRSMHEAIIYVEKACDESDDPENCDKMDRY
- a CDS encoding tetratricopeptide repeat protein, producing MSRFIVVLGILFSLSFADELADCEAGNIKACHNIGVEYYEKGEFEKALEFFKKGCDGRASKSCFAISEMYHSGNGVKRSFSEAVAYVEKACDESDDPENCDKMDRY
- a CDS encoding tetratricopeptide repeat protein, giving the protein MSRFIVVLGILFSLSFADELADCEAGNIKACHNIGVKHYEKGEFEKALEFFKKGCDGRASKSCFAISEMYHKGEGVKHSTHEAIIYVEKACDESDDPENCDKMDRYTF
- a CDS encoding TerC family protein is translated as MLNFAWIYSPEAWISLATLIGLEIVLGIDNIIFIAILCDRLPVGQRDKARIIGLGLAMITRILLLLSLFWIMKLTSPLFSVGGMEISGRDLILILGGLFLLVKSTTEISHSVTGADDTHDEKNSKTFANFGAVLVQIAILDIVFSLDSVITAVGMADHVMVMIIAVIVAVGFMMVASGSISRFVNNNPTIKILALSFLIVVGVALIADGLDFHIPKGYIYFSMAFSLGVEMINITIRNKKKKALENKE
- a CDS encoding DMT family transporter — protein: MSWIYLIIAGILEAVGIYGTKKYTITKRKRWIVFMGLNFAVSLFFLRLSMREISMGTAYAIWTGIGTVGGMIVGIALFGESLGRLKILFAFIIISSAVGLKFIG
- a CDS encoding DMT family transporter, whose protein sequence is MVWFYIFLAVFGELIWVTALKHASDMSGYLVFLIGVSISFPSLLKASELGEVSTVYTVFVGVGAAGVVLIEMLFYGEPFDWLKIFLITTLFSGVIGMVYATQKESKK
- a CDS encoding lipoprotein — encoded protein: MKKILLLLSALALLTGCSKTAEYNKNLEVTQASNAFKASKPLQKTYIYIDKSTMKQNSFKPSTRLGEDELDIDLGLYLGEESKRFFKNYLRNLEVTNKNDVLATNELIIIPEITHFSYGFYSPDGLDVDAKPFISYGLNLTIYKEGKELFRRNIASPERHFGELTFFGTGVTSYAQVGPLLQRAIASDYNRNADLIISAINSH